One Parashewanella spongiae genomic window, TGTCTTTTATCGATTTTAGAGTAATTAAGATTTATTAACTTATGTGGAAGGCAAGTAATGAGAATATAATTAAAGAGTTAATAAATAAAGGCTCTGTACTGAGCCTTTATTTATTAACGGGATAAAATCGATCAAGAGTCGCAGAAGTGATCAGCGGCACGTTTAACAAGCTCTAAAGCTGTTTGATTACACTCTGGAAGCTCTGCGTCACTCTCTTTCAATGGTGTCACCCTGTCTCCCCATTTCATTAGTACGGCTGCAGAAGTTAAGCCAGCGCCAAAAGCACAAGATAAAATGTTTTGATTTGGCTTTAAAATTCCCTGTTCTAATGCATCACAAATTGCAATCGGGATGGTGGCTGCTGATGTATTGCCATAATTAGCAATGTTTACGAAGGCTTTGTCTTTTGGCAATTTCATTTTGGAAATTAATGTATCGATGATGCGCTCATTTGCTTGATGAGGGATCACTAGGTCTATTTGGTCGATTGGAAGATTACACATATCAATAACTTGGGTGCTTAAATTCTTCATGCCATTAATTGCACGTTTAAATATTTCTTGGCCATCAAATTGTATGTGGAAGTCTAATGAAGCCGTGTCAAACCTATCCATTGTCGTTCCAAACCCTGCTTTAAGAAATTCACGACCAGCTGGGTCATTATTTAACTCGTACCCTAAAATACCGCAATCTTGCTCTGTTGCTTCCACGACCACGGCACCAGCACCGTCTCCAAAAAGTACAGCTGTATCCCGACGTGACCAATCAAGAAAAAAGGTAAGGCGCTCGGCACCAATAACAAGAACTTTCTTGCTTTGGCCACTTTTTATTTGGGAGTTTGCTAAACCTAATCCGTACAAAAAACCACTGCATGCAGCGTTTATATCGAAAGCACCGCAAGTAGCACCGATGTTTGCTTGAACAGTAGATGCAATATTTGGAATTAGGGTATCGGGACTTGCCGTAGCCAAAATTATCATGTCAATTTCACTGCCTTCAACATTAGCTGCCGCTAATGCTCTTTTTGCAGCTAAGGATGCAAGCTCAGATGTTTCAACATGACTTACATGACGTTGATGAATGCCGGTTCGAGTTTTAATCCACTCATCAGAAGTATCAATAAATGTGGCTAGATCGTCGTTTGTTAGTATTGCAGGAGGAACACATTTTCCCCAACCAGTGATCTTAGCATTGTGCATAATATATTCTCTTAACCTTAAGAATTACAGTTCTGATCTGTAAATAATTGTTGTATTTCTAATCGATTTGCTGAGCCACTAACGATTTAATTGTATCTGCCGAATGTAATATGTGTTGTTTTAATAAAGCTGTAGCCTTATCAATTTGGCGACTTTTGCAAAACTCAAGTAGGTCTCTATGCTCCTGTTCAGCTCTGGGTATCCCACCGCCCAATAATAACTGTAAACGAATATAGCGATCGCAGTTTGTGTTTAGACCTTGTACTACTTCAAGTGTATGTGGACGATTTGCTGGTTGGTATAAAAAGGTGTGAAATTGTGTGTTGAGTTCACTCCAGCTTGCAACAGCGTTTTCATGCTTAAAAGCAGATTCAAGAAGTTCAAGAACTTGCTCTGCTTTTGCAAAATCTTCATCGCTTATGTTAGGAATTGCTTTAGCAAGAAGATCTGTTTCAATCATTGCGCGTAACTCAAATAACTCGGTTACTTGTTCGACTGAAAGCATTGTAGCTGTAGCTCCTTTATGGGCTTCAAACTTTACTAAGCCTTCAGCTTCAAGTTGTAAAAGCGCTTCCCTGACAGGGATACGACTTACATTGAGTTGTTCTGCTAGTGCACTTTGTCTTAAAGGCTCTCCAGCTGCTATATCACCAGAAAGAATTTTCTCTCTTAGAACTTCAACAACTACTTGCGTACGAGTTTTGTGGACGATAGGGGGGGTTCGACTCATGGATACCGTCTGTCATTAATTAAAATTGATTATTGCAGCCAAGATACCGTTTACGGCAAGATAAATAAAGGGAAATACAGCATTTCCCTCTATTTAATTGCAGTTTTATTTCACTATTAAGTTAGAAAAGCTATCTTGAAGATCGGCCGGTAATAAATATGTAGGACTATTTTGATAACAAATAGGTCGCAAAAATCGTTTTATTGCTGAAACGCCAACTGATGTAGACTGAACATTAGTGCTTGCAGGGTAGGGGCCACCATGATTCATTGAATAACAAACCTCTACACCTGTAGGCATTTGATTGAAAATAATCCGGCCTACCTTGTAGCTGATAGAGCGAATAAGTTCTTGAAGTTGTTCAAAATCACTTTCAAAGCCATGAATACTTGCACACAATTGACCTTCTAATTTATTAATGACAGATTGCATTTTATTAATATCAGAACACTCTACGATGATAGCGGAAGGTCCGAATATTTCATCGCGTATTTGCGGGTTTTGATTAAAACATTCAGCAGATGTAGAAAAAATGATTGGTTGTGTGTGATGCGGTTGCTCAGGGCTTATTCCTCTGCCGACAACTGTCATTCCTGAATGCTTTTCAAGTCGTTCGATTTGTTGTTGATAGGTTTTGGCTATGCCGTTTGATAACATTGGAGCGCTGGCTTGTTGGCTGATTTCTTCTGATAGAGTTGCTTTGTAACGTTCGAGTCCTTGGCTTGATAAGCTTATTAAAACTCCTGGACTCGTACAAAATTGACCATGACCCATCATCAGCGATTGAACTTGTGAAATTGCTAATGATTCAGCATCTTTTTCAAGGATATTAGGTAAAATGAATTGTGGATTAACCGATCCAAGCTCACCAAAAAAGGGAATTGGAGTTTCACGCGCTGCACATAAGTCGGCGAGTATTCGTCCTACTTTAAGAGAGCCTGTGAAGCCAACGGCTGCAACTTTATCATTAGTGACTAGAGAGGCGGCAATATCAGGCAAAGAGCTTTGTAATACACTAAAAACACCGGGGGCAATTGAACAAGATTCGATCGCTCTTGAAATTGCTTTACCAACAAGCTCAGTAGTTGCTGGGTGAGCAGGGTGGCTTTTGACTATAACAGAACAACCAGCAGCTAATGCTGAAGCAGTGTCTCCTCCTGCAGCTGAGAAAGCGAGGGGAAAGTTAGATGCTCCAAAAACCACTACAGGACCAAGTGGAATGTAACCGAGTCTAGATTCTGGTTTAGGAGCAGGAGTTCGATTGGGATCCGCTTTGTCCATATAGCGTGGCTCAGTAGGATTTCTCAAATGTTGCGCGAACAATTTCAACTGGTTGCAGGTTCTAGCTGTTTCACCTTGAAGTCTAGCTATTGGCAATCCGGTTTCTATTTGTGCTACTGCAACAATGATAGCGATGTCTGAATTTAATTCAGTTGCAATGGCGTCCAGAAAATCAGCTCGCTGGGCTGGGGTTGTATTTCTATAAGATTGAAATGCATCTGTTGCCGACTGAGTGGCAAGATCAATATCTTTTGCTGTTGCTTCAAAAAATTTCCACTTTAGCTTTTGGTTTAAAACAGGGTTATGACTGGAAAATATATCTCTATCATTATTTCCAATCCATTGCCCGCTTATGAAGTGTTGGCCTGTGAGTTTTACAGTTTGTAAGTGTTGAGTGTTCATCTAAAATCCTTATTAAACTTGAAAACCGAATGCATATGGATCATCATCATCTACTGTGATGGTGTTATTACCTGTTACCCTAGCCCAACCTTGAATACTCGGTTTTATGGCTTTATAAGTGCCTACTTGCGTTTCAGATTCAATTTTTCCTATAAATTGACTGCCGATAATGCTTTCATGTGAATAAACATCACCTACTGATAAAAGTCCTTTTGCATGAAGTTGTGCAAGACGGGCGCTTGTACCAGTGCCGCAAGGTGAACGGTCAATGGCTTTATCGCCATAAAAAACTGCGTTTGCGCCATTAGAGCCATCAGTAATTGTGTCGCCGGTCCAAAGGACATGAGAAACACCGCGAACCGTTGGATCACTTGGGTGAATACACTCAATATTTTGAGCAGCCTTACGTACGATGGGACTCCAGTGTAGTATTTCTGAAGCCGACCATTTCCGAAGACCTGGGAAATTTTCTTGTGGATCGACGATACAATAAAAATTTCCACCATAAGCAATATCGACCGTCAGTTTGCCGAGCTCTGGTACATTTAATTCAACGTCTTTATGGGCTAAGTAAGCCGGAACATTATAAATTTTGACCCATTCTACTTTTCCATTAGTGAGATGGTAATTAACCATTATTTGGCCCGCAGGAACGTCAATTATAAGTTGACCTGCTATTTTTGATTGTAAAAGACCTGATTCTAAAGCTGCAGTTATGGCACCAATCGTTCCATGCCCGCACATAGGTAAACAACCACTGGTTTCGATAAATAGGATTGAGGCATCGGCATTATCGGTGCAAGGAGGATATAAAAATGCTCCAGACATCATGTCATGACCTCTTGGTTCAAACATGAGTGCAGTTCTTATCCAGTCGTGATGAGTTAGAAAGTCTTGTCGTTTTTCACTCATAGTATTGCCACGCAGAACTGGGTGGTCACTCGTGACCAGCCGAACTGGATTTCCGCAGGTGTGAGCATCAATGCAAAAAAAGGTGCCTTTAATCATTAAAAGCGTTCCAAAAATTGTTATTAATATGGGGCACTGACTGAATATTAATACAGTCAGTGCAATTCTTTAATCTAATTAAATCAGTTGAACGCATAGTTTAAATTTAATTTATTGAAATTAAATACAAAATTAAACAACCCGAATTCACCTATCAGGTGA contains:
- a CDS encoding GntR family transcriptional regulator — translated: MSRTPPIVHKTRTQVVVEVLREKILSGDIAAGEPLRQSALAEQLNVSRIPVREALLQLEAEGLVKFEAHKGATATMLSVEQVTELFELRAMIETDLLAKAIPNISDEDFAKAEQVLELLESAFKHENAVASWSELNTQFHTFLYQPANRPHTLEVVQGLNTNCDRYIRLQLLLGGGIPRAEQEHRDLLEFCKSRQIDKATALLKQHILHSADTIKSLVAQQID
- a CDS encoding 4-hydroxyproline epimerase yields the protein MIKGTFFCIDAHTCGNPVRLVTSDHPVLRGNTMSEKRQDFLTHHDWIRTALMFEPRGHDMMSGAFLYPPCTDNADASILFIETSGCLPMCGHGTIGAITAALESGLLQSKIAGQLIIDVPAGQIMVNYHLTNGKVEWVKIYNVPAYLAHKDVELNVPELGKLTVDIAYGGNFYCIVDPQENFPGLRKWSASEILHWSPIVRKAAQNIECIHPSDPTVRGVSHVLWTGDTITDGSNGANAVFYGDKAIDRSPCGTGTSARLAQLHAKGLLSVGDVYSHESIIGSQFIGKIESETQVGTYKAIKPSIQGWARVTGNNTITVDDDDPYAFGFQV
- a CDS encoding aldehyde dehydrogenase (NADP(+)); the encoded protein is MNTQHLQTVKLTGQHFISGQWIGNNDRDIFSSHNPVLNQKLKWKFFEATAKDIDLATQSATDAFQSYRNTTPAQRADFLDAIATELNSDIAIIVAVAQIETGLPIARLQGETARTCNQLKLFAQHLRNPTEPRYMDKADPNRTPAPKPESRLGYIPLGPVVVFGASNFPLAFSAAGGDTASALAAGCSVIVKSHPAHPATTELVGKAISRAIESCSIAPGVFSVLQSSLPDIAASLVTNDKVAAVGFTGSLKVGRILADLCAARETPIPFFGELGSVNPQFILPNILEKDAESLAISQVQSLMMGHGQFCTSPGVLISLSSQGLERYKATLSEEISQQASAPMLSNGIAKTYQQQIERLEKHSGMTVVGRGISPEQPHHTQPIIFSTSAECFNQNPQIRDEIFGPSAIIVECSDINKMQSVINKLEGQLCASIHGFESDFEQLQELIRSISYKVGRIIFNQMPTGVEVCYSMNHGGPYPASTNVQSTSVGVSAIKRFLRPICYQNSPTYLLPADLQDSFSNLIVK
- a CDS encoding ketoacyl-ACP synthase III, which encodes MHNAKITGWGKCVPPAILTNDDLATFIDTSDEWIKTRTGIHQRHVSHVETSELASLAAKRALAAANVEGSEIDMIILATASPDTLIPNIASTVQANIGATCGAFDINAACSGFLYGLGLANSQIKSGQSKKVLVIGAERLTFFLDWSRRDTAVLFGDGAGAVVVEATEQDCGILGYELNNDPAGREFLKAGFGTTMDRFDTASLDFHIQFDGQEIFKRAINGMKNLSTQVIDMCNLPIDQIDLVIPHQANERIIDTLISKMKLPKDKAFVNIANYGNTSAATIPIAICDALEQGILKPNQNILSCAFGAGLTSAAVLMKWGDRVTPLKESDAELPECNQTALELVKRAADHFCDS